In Phlebotomus papatasi isolate M1 chromosome 1, Ppap_2.1, whole genome shotgun sequence, the following proteins share a genomic window:
- the LOC129799115 gene encoding uncharacterized protein LOC129799115 — MTFWWCLVVFLGVLAISSGQLAWSPIQVESNNQVDLFTRQASGCPCLWRSPVDPQDTDCACCVRGGCQCGEISTGRCVQCGLEMNCLNMCNITLDSRALQNSSGLSFGQIKSPILQGPVTCKYYLRPVAGQRVELQVYRLVQVGHFTGQRCEGGSLRFGESIGGTETSRSAELCGANERYSPPAVLFSDDGGTTLIFEITEKTVRSQFLAFFSFTSLSNPVVGFYPRGGTRVTSSECDWSYHEVSCMSPSSCAIASPGFPGIYPPDMVCRYHIITTSIHTKVRITFTSLLLPENECETHYLALYLGTPSGDNRLAKVCGSEKQDLLFTGPNLVLVFHAGSQIPPFDYNGFAATLEFIAAPQTTTTPVPPPVVHPPIWNPAGGQDPPGSITWSGSTPKFTPCDKVITETNGRSGHFDTRGRPFANNCRLIFKGRSTDIVHISLFNYRLKAPSCRSVIEIMEGSSDSHRRSLHKTCSPAVRHARDSNGVFVPPQTFISSGPQIIIALRRSAAAADPNDVEFIDGAYMFHDEEQSGTLQPASLCDSHHYGMSSPESGQVSGLGNEHLYWNVEGSLSCAHHFIPGANQSVTVTIEHLERMSLKPPCETLCGDSGCHCITSVAPLEEIDHLRLVDENDQTLSCLCGSFRTEWLPVSLRTWSPVRLVYSVAQYSWNTKGFPFRAAYTFNVDAMCGQRTFTTHSGELHSRNFVGVPFSLNSFYHQQCTWILDSNVERQLFVEIQTEQSRPCGAWNISLHEFSPAEEENNHAGALLHQFCPRDKHKKFTMPWKASTVVVRIQAMTRTPPVYVVRWRSQVVRANTRLGPPTAAPNKTSKAQRIVSSILKIVACVFVHVLLKRQLIF, encoded by the exons ATGACTTTTTGGTGGTGTTTGGTGGTTTTTCTGGGTGTTTTGGCTATTTCAAGTGGACAATTGGCCTGGTCTCCCATTCAAGTGGAATCCAATAATCAGGTGGATTTGTTTACGCGCCAAGCATCCGGATGCCCATGCCTCTGGCGCTCTCCGGTAGATCCCCAGGACACAGATTGCGCTTGCTGTGTCCGTGGGGGCTGCCAATGTGGTGAAATATCTACCGGAAGGTGTGTCCAGTGTGGCCTAGAGATGAATTGTCTCAACA TGTGCAACATCACTCTCGATTCCCGAGCCCTGCAGAACAGCAGTGGACTGAGTTTTGGGCAGATCAAATCGCCCATCCTCCAAGGTCCCGTCACCTGCAAGTACTACCTGAGACCCGTAGCTGGTCAGAGGGTAGAATTGCAGGTTTATCGACTGGTGCAAGTAGGGCACTTTACAGGGCAACGCTGCGAGGGCGGATCATTGAGGTTTGGGGAGTCAATTGGCGGCACAGAGACCAGCCGGAGTGCTGAACTCTGTGGCGCCAATGAACGATACTCACCACCGGCCGTCTTGTTCTCCGACGACGGGGGCACTACCCTAATATTCGA GATCACCGAAAAGACGGTAAGGTCTCAGTTCCTGGCATTCTTCAGCTTTACCTCACTCAGTAATCCTGTGGTGGGCTTTTATCCGCGTGGTGGCACGAGGGTCACGTCGTCTGAGTGCGATTGGTCCTATCACGAGGTTTCGTGCATGTCACCCAGCTCCTGTGCCATTGCTAGTCCAGGTTTTCCAGGAATATATCCGCCAGACATGGTTTGTCGCTATCACATTATCACAACTTCAATTCACACCAAAGTTCGCATCACTTTCACGTCGCTGCTCTTGCCCGAAAA CGAATGCGAGACGCATTACTTGGCTTTATACCTGGGGACTCCGTCTGGGGATAATCGATTGGCGAAGGTGTGTGGTTCAGAGAAGCAGGATCTTCTATTTACAGGGCCCAATCTTGTACTGGTATTCCATGCTGGCTCACAAATTCCTCCCTTTGACTACAACGGCTTTGCTGCGACACTTGAATTTATTGCTGCTCCACAAACAACCACGACACCAGTACCTCCGCCCGTTGTTCATCCCCCGATCTGGAATCCTGCAGGTGGCCAAGATCCGCCAGGAAGTATCACTTGGTCCGGGTCAACGCCAAAATTTACGCCCTGCGACAAAGTTATCACGGAAACCAATGGGAGATCTGGGCATTTTGATACCCGGGGCAGACCTTTTGCTAACAATTGTCGGCTCATTTTTAAAGGACGCTCAACGGATATTGTTCACATTTCCCTCTTCAACTACCGCTTGAA AGCTCCATCTTGCCGATCAGTGATTGAAATTATGGAAGGATCTTCGGATAGTCACAGAAGATCTCTCCATAAAACCTGCTCGCCAGCTGTCAGGCATGCCAGAGATTCAAATGGTGTCTTTGTTCCTCCGCAAACTTTCATCTCTTCCGGGCCACAAATTATCATCGCCCTGAGAAGATCAGCTGCAGCTGCGGATCCCAATGATGTGGAATTCATCGATGGTGCTTACATGTTCCACGACG AGGAACAAAGTGGTACACTTCAGCCAGCTTCACTCTGTGATTCACATCACTATGGGATGAGTAGTCCGGAATCTGGGCAAGTTAGTGGACTGGGAAATGAGCATCTTTACTGGAATGTTGAGGGATCTCTCTCGTGTGCACATCATTTTATTCCAGGAGCCAATCAGAGTGTTACAGTCACG ATTGAGCATCTGGAGAGGATGAGCCTGAAGCCACCGTGTGAGACACTCTGTGGTGACAGTGGATGTCACTGTATCACGAGTGTGGCTCCTCTCGAGGAGATTGATCATCTGCGATTAGTGGATGAAAATGATCAGACACTTAGCTGTCTCTGTGGTTCATTTCGCACAGAGTGGCTTCCGGTGTCACTGCGCACATGGTCTCCAGTGAGACTGGTGTACTCTGTGGCTCAGTATTCGTGGAATACAAAGGGATTTCCCTTTAGAGCTGCGTACACCTTCAATGTTGACGCCATGTGTGGTCAACGCACTTTTACCACCCATTCGGGTGAATTGCACTCACGCAATTTCGTTGGGGTTCCCTTTTCGCTCAATTCTTTCTACCATCAGCAATGTACCTGGATTCTGGACTCAAATGTCGAACGACAACTCTTTGTGGAGATTCAGACAGAACAGAGTCGTCCATGTGGAGCTTGGAATATCAGCCTGCATGAATTCTCACCCGCCGAAGAGGAGAATAATCACGCTGGAGCACTACTTCATCAGTTCTGTCCACGCGATAAGCACAAAAAATTTACAATGCCGTGGAAAGCCAGTACGGTGGTTGTTAG GATTCAAGCAATGACACGAACGCCACCAGTGTACGTGGTTCGATGGCGATCTCAGGTGGTTCGTGCCAATACAAGGCTCGGTCCTCCAACGGCGGCACCCAATAAGACTTCAAAAGCTCAGAGAATAGTGAGCAGCATCCTTAAGATTGTTGCTTGTGTCTTTGTCCACGTACTTCTCAAACgccaattaattttttaa